In Ignavibacteriota bacterium, one genomic interval encodes:
- a CDS encoding SLBB domain-containing protein, whose product MSLRRVLMMLACTAVLAGSASAQIETSLGVSKSGASSAAYYFLSKPGEITMSINLWGYVRNPGRYEVPISTDLVQLLSYAGGPLAEADLASVKISRVVRRDDGIRTVEFNVNLRHLDKLDDKARGLEPGDTIFVDSPSFVWRDVFSILTTVAIILASIANAVIATRGL is encoded by the coding sequence ATGTCGTTGCGCAGGGTGCTTATGATGCTGGCATGTACAGCCGTCCTGGCGGGGTCCGCATCCGCCCAGATAGAAACGAGCCTTGGTGTTTCCAAGAGCGGCGCGTCGTCGGCCGCATACTATTTTCTTTCCAAACCGGGCGAGATCACGATGTCCATCAACCTGTGGGGATATGTCCGCAACCCCGGCAGGTATGAGGTACCCATTTCCACGGATCTGGTCCAGCTCCTGTCATATGCCGGCGGTCCGCTTGCTGAGGCCGATCTCGCATCGGTGAAGATCTCGCGGGTTGTGCGGCGGGATGACGGTATTCGTACCGTGGAATTCAATGTGAACTTGCGTCATTTGGACAAGTTGGACGACAAAGCGCGGGGCCTCGAGCCCGGCGATACGATCTTTGTCGACTCTCCGAGTTTTGTGTGGAGAGATGTCTTCAGTATCCTGACCACGGTCGCGATCATCCTCGCGTCCATTGCAAACGCCGTGATCGCCACACGAGGGCTGTGA
- a CDS encoding glycosyltransferase family 4 protein, which produces MRERPSLMIISQDQFGYLTDTFKYCRYLQSDFQITYVGWDYGLPGIPSEGVACVHFSRDGGKVKRYVSFLRESLAIIRRQPADAVIFVEYFPLCALLALFGGHRGRMVMDIRTGYVRSGGIVRAVFNGLLTLEALCFKHVTVISDSLRRFLSLPERSAHIVPLGADAVQVADKEFSRLRLFYVGSLENRNIDKTVRGLELFMSRHPDAPIEGYDIVGFGPADEEERLRTAMREAVHVRDIVFHGRIPSTQLGPFLSSCNVGVAFIPGDKHYQVQPATKIFEYLLAGMVVIATQTYENTRVIDDSNGVLTDDTAEGFSAGLEKLMEKRMSFKSPAIKDGIGEYAWQRIVAENLLPYLTGLLRQS; this is translated from the coding sequence ATGCGTGAGCGACCATCTCTCATGATCATCAGTCAGGATCAATTCGGGTATCTGACCGACACGTTCAAGTACTGCAGGTACCTGCAGTCTGATTTTCAGATCACCTACGTGGGCTGGGATTACGGTCTGCCCGGGATCCCCTCGGAAGGTGTCGCGTGCGTCCACTTCTCGCGGGACGGCGGCAAGGTGAAGCGGTATGTGTCGTTCCTCCGCGAATCGCTGGCGATCATCCGCCGGCAACCGGCGGACGCAGTGATCTTTGTCGAGTATTTCCCTTTGTGCGCGTTGCTTGCGCTGTTCGGCGGCCACAGGGGACGCATGGTGATGGATATCCGTACGGGGTACGTACGGAGCGGCGGGATCGTCCGCGCGGTGTTCAACGGGCTGCTGACGCTCGAAGCTCTGTGCTTCAAGCATGTGACCGTCATCTCGGACAGTCTCCGGCGGTTTCTCAGCCTCCCCGAGCGCAGTGCACATATCGTTCCGCTCGGTGCCGATGCCGTCCAGGTGGCGGACAAGGAGTTCTCCCGCCTGCGGCTGTTCTATGTCGGCTCGCTGGAGAACCGCAATATCGACAAGACCGTGCGCGGGCTGGAACTGTTCATGTCGCGCCATCCGGATGCGCCGATCGAGGGCTATGATATCGTCGGCTTCGGCCCGGCGGACGAGGAAGAGAGGCTCCGGACCGCCATGCGTGAGGCGGTGCACGTGCGGGACATCGTGTTTCACGGCCGGATCCCGAGCACCCAGTTGGGCCCGTTCCTGTCATCCTGCAATGTCGGGGTGGCGTTCATCCCGGGGGACAAGCACTACCAGGTGCAGCCGGCGACCAAGATCTTTGAATACCTCCTGGCCGGGATGGTGGTCATAGCTACACAGACGTACGAAAATACACGGGTGATCGACGATTCCAACGGGGTTTTGACCGATGATACGGCAGAAGGGTTCTCGGCCGGCCTCGAAAAACTGATGGAAAAGCGGATGTCGTTCAAGAGTCCGGCCATCAAGGACGGGATCGGAGAATACGCCTGGCAGAGGATTGTGGCAGAGAACTTGCTACCGTATTTGACCGGATTACTACGACAATCATGA
- a CDS encoding DegT/DnrJ/EryC1/StrS family aminotransferase, which translates to MRIPPARIYFSEEDRATITKAIDEVLSTGQLTLGKYGKQLEDEFAAFIGAKHAVVVNSGTSSIQIPMHIYDVRGKEVLVPTNTFFATALGVLHAGGIPRFVDCDPETFSVDMDSLRSQITGKTAGIVVVHIGGIVTPHMAEIQELCTKHGLFLFEDAAHAHGSSYKGKKAGLFGEASSFSFYPTKIITSGEGGIIVTNSDKFNEESRLYRDQGKATFTANIHNKLGYNWRMSEPHAIIGLQHFRHLPAFIEERNRLARVYDRGLASVPGVKPLTLAEGTVSNYYKYIAMLDEKIDRAKLKKVLREKYDVGLSGEVYELPVHLQPYFEGKYKRGDLPKAEYLCAHHICMPLYANMTDADAEYTVASLRDALALV; encoded by the coding sequence ATGAGAATCCCCCCAGCACGCATCTATTTCTCGGAAGAGGACCGTGCCACGATCACGAAAGCGATCGATGAGGTGCTGTCCACCGGTCAGCTGACCCTCGGCAAATACGGGAAGCAACTCGAGGATGAGTTCGCTGCTTTCATCGGTGCGAAGCATGCCGTGGTGGTGAACAGCGGGACGAGTTCGATCCAGATCCCCATGCACATCTACGATGTGCGCGGCAAGGAGGTCCTGGTCCCGACGAACACCTTCTTCGCGACGGCGCTCGGCGTCCTGCACGCCGGCGGCATTCCGCGATTCGTGGATTGCGACCCCGAGACGTTCTCGGTCGACATGGACAGCCTGCGCTCGCAGATCACCGGCAAGACCGCGGGGATCGTGGTGGTGCACATCGGCGGCATCGTGACACCGCACATGGCGGAGATCCAGGAGCTCTGCACGAAGCACGGTCTGTTCCTGTTCGAAGATGCCGCGCACGCGCACGGCAGCTCGTACAAGGGGAAGAAGGCCGGCCTGTTCGGGGAGGCCTCGTCCTTCTCGTTCTATCCCACGAAGATCATCACCAGCGGCGAGGGTGGGATCATCGTCACGAATTCGGACAAGTTCAATGAGGAATCCCGCCTCTACCGCGACCAGGGGAAGGCGACGTTCACGGCGAACATCCACAACAAACTCGGGTACAACTGGCGGATGAGCGAGCCCCATGCGATCATCGGGCTCCAGCACTTCCGTCATCTCCCGGCATTCATCGAGGAGCGTAACCGGCTGGCGCGCGTGTACGACCGCGGTCTGGCATCGGTGCCGGGCGTGAAGCCCCTGACGCTTGCCGAGGGCACCGTGTCGAACTACTACAAGTACATCGCTATGCTCGATGAGAAGATCGACCGTGCGAAGCTCAAGAAGGTCCTGCGCGAGAAGTATGACGTCGGGCTGAGCGGTGAAGTGTATGAATTGCCGGTCCATCTGCAGCCGTACTTCGAAGGGAAATACAAGCGGGGCGACCTCCCGAAGGCGGAATATCTGTGTGCGCATCACATCTGCATGCCGCTGTATGCGAACATGACGGATGCCGACGCGGAATATACGGTCGCGAGTCTGCGCGACGCACTGGCACTGGTCTGA
- a CDS encoding NAD-dependent epimerase/dehydratase family protein has product MKVIITGGSGFIGSHVVDEVLAAGHEVVIYDTEAPRFGQKCGYVRGDIRDIDRLSATAKGAEIIYNLAAEANVNRFFESPIYSNEVTSHGTLCVLESARRAGNVRVILASTEWIYGSVAASGNEQITEETPYSGSPDHLYTSSKIAAELFCKNYLRLYSVPFTIMRFGIPFGERARPETVTPIFIRRLMHNEPITIHGDGSQSRQFIYVKDLARGNAACLQSAAANQIFNLNGKQQITVLEIVRTLESILGKTANITFVEDRAGNFKGRFISSEKARTTLGWEARLGYREAMEHYVQWYLTNIAKG; this is encoded by the coding sequence ATGAAGGTCATCATCACGGGAGGTTCGGGGTTCATCGGGTCCCATGTCGTGGACGAGGTCCTGGCCGCCGGACATGAGGTCGTCATCTATGATACCGAGGCGCCGCGGTTCGGACAGAAGTGCGGCTATGTGCGTGGCGACATCCGTGACATCGATCGTTTGTCCGCGACGGCGAAGGGGGCGGAGATCATCTACAACCTGGCGGCCGAAGCCAATGTGAACAGGTTCTTCGAGAGCCCCATCTACTCGAACGAGGTCACATCCCACGGCACCCTGTGCGTGCTTGAATCGGCCCGCCGTGCCGGGAACGTCCGCGTCATCCTGGCGTCCACGGAATGGATCTACGGCTCGGTGGCCGCCTCCGGGAACGAACAGATCACCGAAGAGACCCCGTACTCGGGGAGCCCGGACCATCTGTACACGTCATCGAAGATCGCCGCCGAACTCTTCTGCAAGAACTATCTCCGCCTCTACAGTGTGCCGTTCACGATCATGCGCTTCGGCATTCCGTTCGGCGAGCGCGCGCGTCCGGAGACCGTGACGCCGATCTTCATCCGGCGCCTGATGCACAACGAACCGATCACCATTCACGGCGATGGCAGCCAGTCGCGCCAGTTCATCTATGTGAAGGACCTTGCGCGCGGGAATGCCGCGTGCCTGCAGAGCGCCGCTGCGAACCAGATCTTCAACCTGAACGGGAAGCAGCAGATCACCGTGCTGGAGATCGTCCGCACACTGGAAAGCATCCTGGGAAAGACGGCCAATATCACCTTTGTGGAAGACCGTGCAGGCAATTTCAAAGGCCGCTTCATCTCTTCCGAGAAGGCACGCACCACGCTCGGCTGGGAAGCCCGCCTCGGCTATCGTGAGGCGATGGAGCATTACGTGCAGTGGTATCTGACGAATATCGCCAAAGGATAA
- a CDS encoding SDR family oxidoreductase, translated as MKFPIPLIERHTSIKETIQRIERTPFNTGFIMSEQGVYLGGVFTTDLRRLLISGVSAEAEVGAYPMKYTYRVEERSQQDRKQLDALLADLQLHGVMYVPVVSSVGEIQDILSVDDIAATKSGASKLLTDPEKRVLVVGGAGYLGSMLTRKLLARGYRVRVLDSFIYGRKSVEDLAGNERCEILEGDLRNIHTCVNALEGVNAVILLAAIVGDPASKVRPTETIETNVLAAQALATAAKLQHISRFVYASTCSVYGVGADLLDEDAALNPVSLYARTKIASEEIILKMGDSYFAPTILRMGTLYGYSHRMRFDLVVNTMSMKSFTDKKILVFGGKQWRPLLHVEDAAEVYMRCIEADLKNVGNQIFNVGSDEQNYQIEEIADRVSTTLGGIPIHRDDSSLDARDYRVSFTKVRETLGFRPQASVEGAASTIFGRLEDGTIKNPAQRIYYNHYFDAAED; from the coding sequence ATGAAATTCCCGATCCCCCTCATCGAGCGTCACACGTCCATCAAAGAGACGATCCAGCGGATCGAACGTACCCCGTTCAATACCGGATTCATCATGAGTGAACAGGGCGTGTACCTCGGCGGGGTGTTCACCACCGACCTGCGCCGGCTCCTGATCAGCGGCGTGAGCGCCGAAGCCGAGGTGGGTGCCTATCCGATGAAGTACACCTACCGCGTCGAAGAACGGTCGCAACAGGACCGGAAGCAGCTCGACGCGCTCCTGGCCGACCTCCAACTCCATGGCGTGATGTACGTGCCCGTGGTGTCGTCCGTCGGCGAGATCCAGGACATCCTGTCGGTCGATGACATCGCGGCCACGAAGTCCGGCGCCAGCAAGCTCCTCACCGATCCCGAAAAACGCGTGCTCGTCGTCGGCGGTGCGGGGTATCTGGGGAGCATGCTGACCCGCAAACTGCTGGCGCGCGGGTACCGGGTGCGGGTGCTGGATAGCTTTATCTACGGCCGGAAGTCGGTCGAAGACCTTGCCGGGAATGAACGGTGCGAGATCCTCGAGGGCGACCTGCGCAACATCCATACGTGCGTCAATGCGCTCGAAGGGGTGAATGCCGTGATCCTGCTTGCGGCGATCGTCGGCGATCCTGCCTCCAAGGTGCGCCCGACCGAAACGATCGAGACCAATGTGCTCGCGGCGCAGGCACTGGCGACCGCCGCAAAGCTCCAGCACATCAGCCGGTTCGTCTATGCGTCCACCTGCAGCGTGTACGGTGTGGGCGCGGACCTGCTGGATGAGGATGCTGCCCTGAATCCGGTGTCGCTGTATGCCCGGACGAAGATCGCGTCCGAAGAGATCATCCTCAAGATGGGCGACAGCTACTTCGCTCCGACGATCCTCCGCATGGGGACGCTGTACGGCTACTCCCATCGCATGCGGTTCGACCTTGTGGTGAATACGATGTCCATGAAGTCCTTCACGGACAAGAAGATTCTCGTGTTCGGTGGGAAGCAGTGGCGTCCACTGCTGCACGTGGAGGATGCTGCGGAAGTGTACATGCGCTGCATCGAAGCCGATCTGAAGAACGTCGGGAATCAGATCTTCAACGTCGGGTCGGATGAGCAGAACTACCAGATCGAGGAGATCGCAGACCGCGTCTCCACGACCCTGGGCGGGATCCCGATCCACCGCGACGACAGTTCCCTGGACGCGCGCGACTATCGCGTGTCGTTCACGAAGGTCCGCGAGACCCTGGGGTTCCGTCCCCAGGCATCGGTGGAAGGGGCTGCGAGCACCATCTTCGGACGCCTGGAGGATGGGACCATCAAGAATCCGGCCCAGCGCATCTATTACAATCACTATTTTGATGCTGCCGAGGATTGA
- a CDS encoding glycosyltransferase family 4 protein — translation MRILFLVCSVTDHDEKFVRNLSAAGHETCIFSFHQRQVDPRLATLPHISVESVPLRFLPKLQRFMPIHLLPRLKACIKRFRPDVIHGGNTWNESFLGALSGFHPLLVMPYGSDVLLDTQRNPWFAFANRTVFRAADWVTCDAEHVKKKLIADFAYPGEKITVIPWGIDVESIARGRAAQRDAVRKDLGWQDKFIVIMTRNHEPVYGIDVFLKGMGAACAKNPNLRVIMIGGGGLTAEMKALAGSLGLTDVMRWTGKIPREQLLQYLYASDLYVSTSHSDGTSVSLLEAMAAGLSALLTDVPSNLEWIIDGENGRIVPRGDHAAVGEAVLALAADASANERYGQRNLEIVRARGDWAGNFRMIEDIYQRLASGASTRP, via the coding sequence ATGCGTATTCTGTTCCTGGTGTGCAGCGTGACGGATCACGATGAGAAATTCGTCCGCAACCTTTCCGCTGCCGGCCATGAGACCTGCATCTTCTCGTTCCACCAGCGTCAGGTGGACCCGCGCCTTGCCACGCTGCCGCACATCAGCGTCGAGTCCGTCCCGTTACGGTTCCTGCCCAAGCTGCAACGGTTCATGCCGATCCACCTGCTCCCGCGGCTCAAGGCATGCATCAAGCGTTTCCGGCCGGATGTGATCCATGGCGGGAACACGTGGAACGAATCCTTTCTCGGTGCGCTGTCCGGGTTCCACCCGCTGCTCGTCATGCCCTATGGGTCGGATGTGCTGCTGGACACCCAGCGGAACCCCTGGTTCGCATTCGCCAACCGCACGGTGTTCCGCGCGGCGGATTGGGTGACGTGCGATGCCGAGCATGTGAAGAAGAAGCTCATTGCGGATTTCGCGTATCCCGGGGAGAAGATCACGGTGATCCCGTGGGGGATCGATGTGGAATCCATCGCCCGTGGCCGCGCTGCCCAGCGTGATGCCGTGCGGAAGGACCTGGGGTGGCAGGACAAGTTCATCGTGATCATGACGCGGAACCACGAGCCGGTCTATGGCATTGATGTGTTCCTGAAGGGGATGGGCGCTGCCTGTGCGAAGAACCCGAACCTCCGCGTGATCATGATCGGGGGTGGGGGGTTGACAGCCGAGATGAAAGCGCTTGCGGGATCCCTGGGCCTCACGGATGTGATGCGCTGGACCGGGAAGATCCCACGGGAGCAGTTGCTGCAGTATCTCTATGCATCGGACCTGTACGTCTCCACCTCGCACAGCGACGGCACGTCCGTGTCCCTGCTCGAAGCGATGGCCGCAGGGTTGTCGGCACTGCTGACCGACGTGCCTTCCAATCTGGAGTGGATCATCGATGGCGAGAACGGGCGGATCGTGCCCCGGGGGGATCATGCCGCCGTTGGCGAAGCGGTCCTCGCGCTGGCTGCCGATGCGTCCGCGAACGAACGGTACGGGCAACGCAATCTCGAGATCGTGCGCGCCCGGGGCGACTGGGCGGGGAACTTCCGCATGATCGAAGACATCTATCAACGACTCGCATCAGGAGCAAGCACCCGACCGTGA
- a CDS encoding nucleotide sugar dehydrogenase produces MNISIFGLGYVGTVSAVCLAKQGHRVIGVDTNPVKVELINKGTTPIVEPGVEALLHQAIAERKLSATTNLTEAVQGTDLSLICVGTPSAPNGSLNLDYVMRVAEQAGQALRLKNTYHGIVVRSTVLPGTVDKVAALVGRESGKQPGKDFGVADNPEFLREGTSVFDFENPPYTVVGGSDDKIVQMLREMYAGVNAPFHAVKIREAEILKYACNAFHAVKVTFANEIGAISKKLGIDSHVVMNIFVQDTKLNISPYYLKPGFAFGGSCLPKDVRAITYESRRNDIATPLLSSLMPSNESQVQRAVDWVVATKRKKIGILGLSFKNDTDDLRESPIVDVVETLIGKGYDLSIYDANVNLARLIGANKSYIEHEIPHISSLMKPSMQDVLDHAEVILVANKGAEFKDITRLVKPGQMIYDLVRITEDWKSTHGHYEGICW; encoded by the coding sequence GTGAACATTAGCATTTTCGGTCTGGGGTATGTCGGCACGGTATCCGCAGTATGCCTCGCCAAGCAGGGGCACCGTGTCATCGGGGTCGACACCAATCCGGTCAAGGTAGAACTGATCAATAAAGGCACCACCCCGATCGTAGAACCGGGTGTGGAGGCGCTGCTGCATCAGGCGATCGCCGAACGCAAGCTGTCCGCGACCACGAATCTCACGGAAGCCGTCCAGGGGACGGACCTGAGCCTCATCTGTGTCGGCACGCCGAGTGCGCCCAACGGCAGCCTGAACCTCGACTATGTCATGCGCGTCGCCGAGCAGGCGGGACAGGCCCTGCGGCTGAAGAACACGTATCACGGCATCGTGGTGCGGAGTACCGTGCTGCCCGGCACGGTGGACAAGGTGGCGGCCCTGGTCGGCCGTGAATCCGGCAAGCAGCCCGGCAAGGATTTTGGCGTCGCGGACAACCCCGAGTTCCTGCGTGAGGGCACGTCGGTGTTCGACTTTGAGAACCCGCCGTACACGGTGGTGGGCGGCTCGGATGACAAGATCGTGCAGATGCTCCGTGAGATGTATGCGGGCGTCAATGCCCCGTTCCATGCCGTCAAGATCCGTGAGGCCGAGATCCTGAAATACGCGTGCAACGCCTTCCACGCGGTGAAGGTGACGTTCGCGAACGAGATCGGTGCCATCAGCAAGAAGCTGGGCATCGACAGCCATGTGGTGATGAACATCTTCGTGCAGGACACGAAGTTGAACATCTCACCGTACTACCTGAAGCCCGGCTTCGCGTTCGGCGGGTCGTGCCTCCCGAAGGATGTCCGCGCCATCACGTATGAGTCGCGCCGCAACGACATCGCGACCCCGCTCCTCAGCTCCCTGATGCCCAGCAACGAATCGCAGGTGCAGCGGGCCGTGGACTGGGTCGTGGCCACGAAGCGGAAGAAGATCGGCATCCTGGGCCTGAGCTTCAAGAACGACACGGATGATCTGCGCGAAAGCCCGATCGTGGATGTCGTTGAGACCCTCATCGGCAAAGGCTACGATCTCTCGATCTACGATGCCAACGTCAACCTCGCCCGGCTGATCGGTGCGAACAAGAGCTATATCGAACATGAGATCCCGCACATCTCCTCGCTCATGAAACCCTCGATGCAGGATGTGCTCGACCATGCGGAGGTCATTCTCGTTGCGAACAAGGGTGCGGAGTTCAAGGACATCACGCGCCTCGTCAAACCCGGCCAGATGATCTACGATCTGGTCCGGATCACCGAAGACTGGAAATCGACGCATGGACACTACGAAGGTATTTGCTGGTAA
- a CDS encoding glycosyltransferase family 4 protein has translation MDTTKVFAGKHILLVIENEAVPFDRRMWNIARALKEAGARVSVICPIFGKDNERFTVLEGIEIHRYTNTFADGSVVGYFREYGVAFLKTFFLLHRLLLRGKVHVVHVANPPDIFWPLALYLKLFGIRFIFDEHDLSPEAYLSRFDKEEKDAGMLYTIQRWFQKLSYRFADGILSTNETYKQRAIETDPRNAKKVFVVRNGPDTRSFKFAPPNPALKKGRKYMAAYIGVMAIQDGLEYIIRAVDELVNTRKNRDVMFYLIGKGDDWPRLKEMAAERGIAEDIVFTGRIPDPEALEIMSTADVCLSPDPYSPLNELSTMTKIMEYMSLGKPIVSFHLKENKFSAGPCALYVNNNDPVAFAEGILTLANDPARCKEMGEAGVKRVAEELSWQKQAERLRAAYAYVLSR, from the coding sequence ATGGACACTACGAAGGTATTTGCTGGTAAACATATCCTGCTGGTCATCGAGAACGAGGCAGTGCCGTTCGACCGGCGCATGTGGAACATCGCCCGCGCGCTGAAGGAAGCCGGCGCGCGCGTGAGCGTCATCTGCCCCATCTTTGGCAAGGACAACGAGCGCTTCACGGTGCTGGAAGGCATCGAGATCCACCGGTACACGAATACCTTTGCCGACGGTTCGGTCGTGGGGTACTTCCGGGAATATGGCGTTGCGTTCCTCAAGACCTTTTTCCTGCTGCACCGGCTGCTGCTGCGGGGAAAGGTCCATGTGGTGCACGTGGCCAACCCTCCGGATATCTTCTGGCCGCTGGCGCTGTACCTGAAACTCTTCGGCATCCGGTTCATCTTCGATGAGCACGACCTCTCGCCCGAAGCCTACCTCAGCAGGTTCGATAAGGAGGAGAAGGACGCGGGGATGCTCTACACCATCCAGCGGTGGTTCCAGAAGCTGTCGTACCGCTTCGCGGATGGGATCCTCTCCACGAACGAAACATACAAGCAGCGGGCCATCGAGACCGACCCGCGCAACGCGAAGAAGGTGTTCGTGGTGCGTAACGGACCCGACACGCGGAGCTTCAAGTTCGCACCGCCCAATCCCGCCCTGAAGAAAGGGCGCAAGTATATGGCCGCCTATATCGGCGTGATGGCCATTCAGGACGGGCTCGAATACATCATCCGCGCGGTGGACGAGCTGGTGAACACGCGCAAGAACCGTGATGTCATGTTCTACCTGATCGGCAAGGGCGACGACTGGCCGCGGCTGAAAGAGATGGCGGCGGAACGCGGCATCGCGGAGGATATCGTGTTCACGGGGCGCATCCCGGACCCCGAGGCGCTCGAGATCATGTCGACGGCCGATGTGTGCCTGTCGCCCGATCCGTACAGCCCGCTGAATGAGCTCTCCACCATGACCAAGATCATGGAGTACATGTCGCTCGGCAAACCGATCGTTTCCTTCCATCTCAAGGAGAACAAATTTTCGGCCGGGCCGTGCGCATTGTATGTGAACAACAATGACCCGGTGGCATTCGCTGAAGGCATCCTGACGCTGGCGAACGATCCGGCACGCTGCAAGGAAATGGGCGAGGCGGGCGTGAAACGCGTCGCAGAAGAGTTATCGTGGCAGAAACAGGCGGAACGCCTGCGCGCCGCGTATGCCTACGTTCTTTCACGATGA
- a CDS encoding GNAT family N-acetyltransferase, with protein sequence MMEIRSIDPLTDPQWLPFLDATPGATVFHHPQWIAPLMEAYRYTPASLGCFDGGTLVGVLPLLEIRSRLTGRRAVSLPFSDYGGSVAVSDDVHTLLLDAALARGRERGLAFIEMRSEIEHAFACRSGAYKRHQLELGQDPDRLMKAFDKSQTQRGLNKFLKSGGVVERRTDKEGLRTFMQLNYMTRRKHGLPPQPDRFFDGFQKHLMDRGMGFVSIARLGEQVLAACVFMRYKDTLYYKYGASDDEGLVHRPNHGIMWDAMRYGIAEGIRILDFGRSDLDGEGLIKFKRGWGTIETDISYAQVGTVARPAGGGSGGGILDRLKPVIQRMPVPVLKVIGQVLYEHVG encoded by the coding sequence ATGATGGAGATCCGGAGCATAGACCCGCTCACCGACCCGCAGTGGCTGCCGTTCCTGGACGCCACCCCCGGCGCGACGGTGTTCCATCACCCGCAATGGATCGCGCCGCTGATGGAGGCCTACCGGTACACCCCGGCTTCCCTGGGGTGTTTCGACGGCGGGACCCTGGTGGGCGTGTTGCCCTTGCTGGAGATCAGGAGCCGGCTCACGGGCCGCCGCGCGGTCTCGTTGCCGTTCTCGGACTACGGTGGATCGGTGGCGGTCTCCGATGATGTGCATACTCTGTTGCTGGATGCTGCCCTGGCACGGGGGCGGGAACGCGGACTCGCATTCATCGAGATGCGCTCCGAGATCGAACATGCGTTCGCGTGCCGGAGCGGGGCCTATAAGCGTCATCAGCTCGAACTGGGGCAGGACCCCGACCGGCTGATGAAGGCTTTCGATAAGTCGCAGACCCAGCGCGGTCTGAACAAGTTCCTGAAGTCGGGAGGAGTGGTTGAGCGGCGGACAGACAAGGAAGGCCTGCGGACGTTCATGCAGTTGAACTACATGACGCGGCGGAAGCACGGACTGCCGCCGCAGCCGGACCGGTTCTTTGACGGGTTTCAGAAGCATCTCATGGACCGCGGGATGGGGTTCGTGAGCATCGCACGACTGGGAGAACAGGTGCTGGCGGCGTGCGTGTTCATGCGCTACAAGGACACGCTGTACTACAAGTACGGCGCATCGGATGACGAGGGGCTTGTGCATCGTCCGAACCATGGCATCATGTGGGACGCCATGCGTTACGGCATCGCCGAGGGGATACGTATCCTCGACTTCGGGCGGTCGGACCTGGACGGTGAGGGCCTGATCAAGTTCAAGCGGGGATGGGGGACCATCGAAACGGATATTTCCTACGCGCAGGTTGGGACCGTGGCACGGCCGGCGGGTGGCGGGTCGGGCGGCGGGATCCTCGACCGGTTGAAACCGGTGATCCAACGGATGCCGGTGCCGGTGTTGAAGGTGATAGGACAGGTGTTGTATGAACATGTCGGATGA